The Bacteroides ovatus genomic interval TTGGAAAAAGCCGAAGAATTACTTCCTTGGGAGTATAATGATGTGAATGAGGTACCTGCCGATTTTCAGAGTATTACTCAGGATAAAGGTAAATATAATACTGTAATGGGAGAGAAGTCCCGTCAGTTATTCAATGGTCTGATTGCACGTGCTTATCGTGTTCGTACAGCTCTTTTGGCTGCTAGTCCGGCTTTTCAGGATGCCTCTAATCCTGCTTCATGGGCCGATGCTGCTAATGCGGCTGCCGCTGTACTCAACTACAATGGAGGATTGGGCGGATTGGATGATAAAGGAGTGGAATATTATTCAAAAGAGGTAGTAGAGAACTTGCAAAAAGGCATTAATCCTAAAGAGATTATTTGGCGTGAAAATGTTAGTAATAGTGAGGCTGCCAATTCACAGGAGGCAAATAACTTTCCGCCTTCTTTGAATGGTAGTGGCAATATGAATCCGTCACAAAACCTTGTTGATGCGTTCCCTATGGCTAATGGGTATCCTATCTCGGACATTGTTAACAGTAACTATGATAAGAATAATCCTTATAATGGACGTGATCCTCGTTTGGCAAAATATATTATCTATAACGGAAGTATAGCTGGAGTAGGCGATGTACCTATATATACAGGGCGTAAATCGGGCACTGATGACGGTATAGATGTGAAAGAGCAGAGATCTACACGTACCGGTTATTATATGAAGAAAAGACTGCGTATGGATGTAAATCGTGCGCTCGGATCGGTTACGAATCAGCAGCATTATATTCCACGTATTCGTTATACAGAGATGTATTTGGCTTATGCTGAAGCGGCTAATGAAGCGTGGGGACCTAAAGGAGATAATGGAAATGGTTATTCGGCTTATGATGTAATCAAGGCTATTCGTAAGCGTGCCGGTATAGGCGGTACTTCTGATCCTTATCTGGAACAATGTGCGGGCGATAGAGACAAAATGGCTAATCTTATTCGTAATGAACGTCGTCTGGAACTCTGTTTTGAAGGTTTCCGTTTCTGGGATATACGTCGTTGGAAAGAAAACTTGAACGAGCCGGTACGTGGTATCGACTGGGACAGAGATGGACATTCTTTTAATGAATTCGTTGTCGAAGAACGTAATTATGAAGATTACATGTATTATTGCCCGATTCCAAATTCTGAAATACTCAAGTTCAGCAACCTTGTACAAAATAGAGGGTGGAAATAATTATAGAATTATATTTAATTAAAAGTACGTTATGAAAAAGAACTTAGCATATATCGGACTGGTTTTATTGATCCTTACTTGGACGTCATGCGAAAGTAGTGACAATGAATTTCCTGATTTCGATTACCAGACAGTATATTTTGCCAACCAATACGGACTTCGTACCATAGAGCTTGGTGAGAGTGAATTTGTGGATAACACTCTTGACAATCAGCATAAGATGGTAATAAAAGCTGCTTGGGGTGGAGGATATACTAATAGAAACAATGTGGTGATAAACTTTAAAGTGGATGAGTCCTTGTGTGACAATCTTTATTTTAAAGATACAGATCAGCCTCTTGTCCCTATGCCGGCTTCTTATTACACGTTGGCTTCCGATCGAATTGCGATTCCTAAAGGGCAAATAATGGCGGGAGTAGAAGTGCAGTTGACGGATGATTTTTTTGCTGATGAAAAATCGATCAGTGAGAATTATGTCATTCCTTTGTTGATGACTAATGTTCAGGGGGCGGACTCTATTTTGCAAGGGAAGCCGGTTGTTGAAAATCCGGTGTTAACTAATGCCGGTGATTGGAGCATATTGCCGCAGAATTTTGTCTTGTATGCAGTGAAGTATGTGAATCCTTGGCACGGAGAGTACTTGCGTCGTGGTATTGATCATGCTACTGTAGCAGGTACATCAAAAGATATTATTCGCCATGAACAGTTTGTGGAAAATGATGAAGTTGTGAATATTTCTACTAAAAGTATGAAAGACAATCTTTTGACATTGAAAACCAAGGATGAAAGTGGTAAGGATATTAGCTATACTGTTCGTTTGTCATTTGCAGAAGATGGTTCGTGCACTGTACACTCTGGTTCGCAGAATGTAGTGGTAAGCGGTAGTGGCAAGTTTGTCAGCAAAGGTGAGAAAAATAGTCTTGGCGGAAAAGACAGGAATGCCATTTATCTTGACTATACAGTCAATTTGACAGACAATAACATTCAGCTTGCAACAAAAGACACTTTGGTGTTACGTACACGTAATGTGTATGGTGGTAAGTCACTCGAAGTAGTGAGAAAATGATGTTTTGATATGAACGTTAAAATCAAGAGTATATGAAATACATCAATAACAAGATAATTGCTTTTACACTGATCGCTGCGTCGATAATGTCGTGTACAGACGAATATAATTGCCAGCTTCAAGTAGAGAAACCACAGAATGCAGCTATCAACGAATATTTAGCTCAATTTGACCTGCTGAAGTCGTATATTGACCGTAGTGGCACACCTTTTCAGTTAGCTGTAAATGTACCGGGAAGCGAATTTGTAAAGAAAGAAATTGCATTCAGTACAGTGTTTACCAATTTTGATGCAGTGGATATGAACGGTTCTTACGATCCGTTAAATACACTAAAGGAGGACGGTACTTACAATTTTGGTGGCATGCAAACGGCTGCCGATGTAGCAGCGGAGGCTGGCGTGACTCTTTATGGAGGGGTACTTTGTTCAAACCAAGGACAGCGTGCCGCATATTATAATAAGCTTATCGAGCCGATAGATATTCCGGTAGAAGTTCAGAAAGGAACAACGAAATTATTTAATTTCGAAAATGATGCTATTGGTACGACTTATCCGATGACAGGTAATAGCTCGGCTATAGTTGAGGAAGACCCTGCCGGTGAAAGCGGTCATGTTTTACATGTGGGAACAAATGATGTGAAAGCTGCTTATTCCTATCCTAAATTTCACGTAGTTTTGCCTGCAGGAAGAAAACTCGGAGATTACGTTAGATTGAATATAGATTTGCGTTTTGTAGGAACTGATGGGATTTGGGGACAAGGTTTACGAGTCTTGATCAATGGAACGGAGTTTAATGTAGGAAAAAATGGAAATGATTTCTGTGACGGAGGTGATAAATGGAAACGTGAAGGAACAATTAATCTGAAAGATGCTACTGCTCCCGGATTGGTAGTACCCGAAAGTTTTGGAAGTCTGACAGAATTTGATTTAGCGATAGGTTCTGCATCCACTAGTGCACAATTTTATATAGATAATATTTCTATGGACTATGAAGTATCCGGAAAAGGTACTACGGTTATCAATTTTGAAGGGGATAATCTGAATACAGTGTATCCTATGGTTGCTGGAGCTGGTGCTCCCAATAGCGGTACAGCTACTGTAGTAGAAGATCCAGAAAGAGAGACTGGTCATGTACTTTACATAGATCAGGCTTCGCATTACTTCCCGGAATTTACAGTTAAGTTAGCTGAAGGCAAGACCCTTGGAGATTATACCGGTATGTCAATGGATATGCGCCTTTTAAAAGGGATGTATGGTTATGGAATGTACGTGAAAATTAATGGTCAGTTATTAAATCTTCATCAAAATGCAGCTGCTTACGGTTACGCAGAGAATGATACTTGGAAACGTGATGGTGTATTTGTGACCTTTGTGAAGGAAGGTACTTACACTGCTTTGGGTGAAGCGGTTCCAGCTACTACAATTGAGATACCCAATGCAATGAAAGACCTCAATGAAATAACATTTGCGATCGGTTCCAGTTCTGGCAACTGGACAGCATACATCGATAATCTGATTTTTGTATGGGAAGCCAAGCCGCAACATATCGAAAAGACTCCAGAAGAGAAAAAGGAAATCTTCACTAAAGAAATGGAAAAATGGATTGGTGGTATGGTGTATGCAGGTGTGAATGAAACGAAGAGTGTAAAAGCTTGGAATATAATTGGTAATCCTTTGGATAAGACTGTTAATGATAATACATTTAACTGGGGTGAATATTTGGGTGAAGTAGACTATGCACGTACCGCCGTGAAGATTGCCCGTGATACAGTGAAGAATGCCAATGTAGATCTTGAGCTTTTTGTCAGCAACACATTTGGTCAATATGATGAAATGGGGAATATGGCTGATGAACTCATATCTTTAGTTGATGCTTGGGAAGCAGACAACGTTACCAAAATTGACGGGTACAATATTCTTCTCAATGCAATTTATTCCAAAGATGTTGTTTTCCAGGAAGGCAATAAAACGATGATCACCAATCTGTTTGATAAATTAGGTAAGACTGGTAAACTGATACGGGTATCCGATCTTAGCATGATGGTTGAAGAACTGGATGGCAACTTTATTGCGATTAATAAATTAACAGAAGAAGATAGAGCTGCCGCTGCTTCTTATATGGCTTTTATCATGCAGGAGTATCGAAGACTTATTCCTGCAGACAAGCAATACGGAATCTCTATATCGGGTATTACAGAGACCAATACTGGTTATAAACTGTGTCCTTGGACATCGGACTATAACCGTAATGAAATGTATGAAGGTATAGTGGACGGATTGAAATAATCCTCTCCTCTGGATTAAAAGGACTATTTATATATGAAGAATATTACATTATTATTTTGTCTCTTTCTTGCGAATATCCTCTTGGGGGCTTGTTCGGGAGGGGAAGATGAAAAAAAAGAAATGGATGAAGGAAAGGGCGCGTATGCGCTCTTTCTTAAAAAATCCATTACTGTGAGTACTGGGGAAAGTCAGACGGATGTTGTGGTGGAATGGGCGAAGACTTCTTGGGAGATAACTCTTGGTGAAGGGGATATTGTAAAAAGCGTCACTCCTACATCAGGTGGCAGTAATACTGGGGAAAAACAGTACACGAAGGTTCGTGTATCTTGTGGTGCGAACAGTACGATGAAAAAGCGTACACAAACCATTCACTTATTCGATAAAACTAATGAAACAACTGTTGATTTGCTGGTAGAACAAGAACCGCCATTCAAGTCGGTTACACTAACTGTTGATCCTTCGGTGAAATATCAGCCGGTTGTAGGATTTGGCGGTATGTACAATCCGAAGATCTGGTGTGGTGACAATCTTATTTCTGCATCACAATTAGATAAAATGTATGGTGCCGGCGGATTGGGATATTCTATCCTTCGCTTGATGATTTATCCCAACGAATCAGATTGGAGTGCAGATGTAGAAGCAGCAAAGGCAGCACAAGCTAACGGAGCAATTATCTTTGCATGTCCATGGGATTGTACAGATGCGCTTGCAGATAAAATCACGGTGAATGGAAAGGAAATGAAACACCTTAAAAAAGAAAACTATGAAGCGTATGCAAACCATCTTATCCGTTATGTTACATTTATGAAGGAAAAAGGGGTGAACCTCTATGCGATTTCCGTCCAGAACGAACCGGATATGGAATTTACGTACTGGACTCCTTCTGAAGTAGTGGATTTTGTAAAACAATACGGAGCAAGGATACGGGAAACAGGAGTGAAGCTGATGTCACCGGAAGCTTGTGGTATGCAGCCTGAATATACTGATCCTATTATCAACAACGCCGAAGCATTTGCTCAAACGGATATTCTAGCCGGACATCTCTATCAAGGATTTACAGATTTGAGTAGCGGATATGTTAAGAACCGCCACGATTACATCTGTGGTGTGTATTCACGTATTCAAGGAAAGACATGGTGGATGACAGAACATCTTTTTAATGACGGTGAGAATTCTGATGATTCTTCGAAATGGGAATTCCTGAAATGGCAATACAGTCTCAATCATCTTGGTAAAGAGATTCACATGTGTATGGAGGGGTATTGCAGTGCTTATATATATTGGTATTTGAAGCGCTTTTATGGTTTGATGGGCGATACGGACAAACGGAGTCCGACGAGTGAAGGAGAAATCACAAAGAATGGTTATATTATGGCTCATTATGCTCAATATGCAACAGAAACAACTCGTATTAAGGTAGTTACAAATAATGAAGAAGTCTGTGCTACTGCTTATTGGGATGAAAAGACCGGTGAAGTGACCATCGTATTATTGAATCTGAATGGTGCTTCTCAATGGCTGGAAATACCATTAGCAGGAATAAAAAAAGCAAGTGCCGTTGAAACGAACGAAACAAAAAATATGGAAGTGATCGATACTGGTTTGATGGAATCTGCTGAAGGTATAACGGTGTTGTTATCTGCTAACAGTATAACTTCAGTCAGATTGACATTTTAATGATAATAATAACTAGTTGGAATATGATGAATTTGTTAAATACGAAAAGTAAGCTATCATACCTACTTTTTCTCGGAATAGTATGCTGTGCATGTATTCTTGGTTCCTGTAAAGATGACGATGTCATTGATCCTGACGCTCCTTCCGTACCGAAACCCGGTACGGCTGTCGAGAATATTAATACTAATGTCAAGGCATTACGTAAGCTTATTGAGGCCAAACAACAGGACCTGGCTGTAAAGACATACAATCCGGTGAATAATGGCGCGAGTTATACGATTGAGTTGTCGGATGGTACAAGCTTCAGTATGTATGCTCAGATAGCAGCATTGGAAGGCGGAGGAGAGGATGTAGTTTATTCTCCAAAAGTAGGTGCCAAAGTAGAACATGATGAATATTATTGGACTCTTGATGATGTCTGGCTAACGTTTGAGAATGATGAAAAAGTCAAGGTGTTAGATGAAAACAATACAGTTGCACCTATAGTGGATATTAACACTGACGGCTATTGGACTGTAAAATATGGAACTAAGTCTCGTACCCTTGACAAGGCGGTGAGCGGCAAACTTACCAGTCAGTTTAAACAAGTGAGTACTATTGGTGACGAATCTGTCAGTTTCACTTTTACCGACCGGACACCTGTCATCGAACTGAATCTTTTTAAAGGAGACAATCCCGAAATTCCTCCGGTAACGGGGGCGTTACGCCGTCCTATTTCTCCTGAACAACCGGCATGGTTTGTTCATATTGATTCATGGAATTATGCCGATCCTCAGAAAATCATAGATCTTATCCCTGCTGATATTCGTCCGTTTACCATTTTTAATATCTCGTTGTCTGTAAGCCATGATGAGGCTACTGGGATCTATAATGTAAGCGAGTATGGTTATGAGATAGCAAAGTCGTGGTTGAGGACGTGTGCTGAAAATAATGTGTGGGCGATGGTGCAGCCGTCAAGCGGCGGTTTTAGTCATTTTAAGGATGTCAGCTTATATAGTCAATTTGAAAGTGACGATAAGGTTCGGGTATATGATGAGTTTTTCAGAGAATATCCCAACTTTCTTGGTTTCAATTATTGTGAGCAGTTTTGGGGGTATGATGACCAGTTCTCTGTATCGTGGTTACAACGAGTGGCTCACTGGAATCAACTTTTGAAACTTACTCATAAATATGGAGGATATTTGGTAGTTAGTTTCTGTGGTAATACTTGGTCGGCTAATATCAATCCTATTGCTCTTGTGAAGCGTAATTCTGATTTTGCCCAAACTGCCAAATTGTACTCTGAAAATTTCATTATGTGTGAGAAATACACCACGCAAAGTGGCTTCTTCAATGTCGAAGGAATTTGCTTAGGCACGTGGCTCTCCGGTTTTGCAGGTCAGTACGGCATCCGTTTCGACCAATGCGGCTGGACAGAGGAGAAAGGACAGAATGGCGATAAGGATTTCCCGCCGGCTGCCGGTGCGCTGCCTATTATAGAGCATGTGATGCTGACAGGTCAGACTGTTATTGACGGACCTGAACTTATATGGCAGCAATGTTTTAAGGAGACGAATGCAGTCAGTGTAGGTGATGGTTATCAGAGCCGTAATTGGGAATGTTTTCCGCAATTTGTCAATATCAATATAGATATGTTCCGTAAGATTATTGATAAAACAATTCGTATTCCTTCCCGGAAAGAAGTTATTGACCGCACGAAAGTGGTGATTCTTCAAGATGTCTATTCCGGTGATGATAATGCTAAATACAGCAGCCCGAAGAATTTGCATGAAGGGCTTTACCTTCGCGATGATGATGGTAATCTTTGGGATAATCATTGTTACTTTAAGAAAACGGGCCGTTATCCTACGATTCCTGTTGCGTTCGAATTGTGTGACGATGTAGCTAATTCATTCCAGTATAAGATCAACCAATCAACTTTCGAAGGATCTTGGAGCGATGTAAATACTAAAGTTGGAAAGTTTAACCGTTGGTTTCCACAAGAGTATACAGGAGAACTTTATGCTGGACGTATAGAAAATGGTTGGGTGGTTTATAACGGACTTGCCGGAATACGGAATGCTGCAATTCCGTTTAAATACAATACATGTGACAAGATGGAATTGGCTTACTCCAAATATACTGTAAGTGTTATAAAAGAATATGCCAATAAGCTCACCTTCTACATGAATAACTATGACCCTAGTGGTTCGAGCAAAACGGAGGTCATCAAGATATATGGATGTACATCCAAACCAACTCATTCTGTATCTTCCAGAGCCAATGGTACTGCACAAGTTTCTGAGAATTGGAAAGAAGATGTATATACGCTGACTGTCACTCATAACGGACCATTGGATTTGACGGTCAATTGTTCAGGAAAAGCCACCGATCGTTTAACTGTATCTACTGCAGCATCTATCCAGGTTCCCGCTTCTCCACAAATTTATCAGGGCGCTTATCAGTATGAGGCTGAATGCTTTGATTTTAAGAATGTGACTAAGAGAGTGACAAAAGGAGATTCGGAGCCGATACGTAACTACACAGCACAGGGATATATAAATTTTGGTGCTAGTTCTGCAGCTGCCGTACGTGATGCTGTTACTGCACTGGAAGATGGTGTATATACAATCCGTATTCGCTACCGTGCTCCGTCGGCTACAGTCAATACCGTAGATATGTATATAAACAATACCAAAGTAGGTACTCCGGAGTTTGCACAAACTGATAATGACAATACTGTATGGAATACAGCCTTAATGTCGGTTTCCTTACGAAAAGGGGCAAATACGTTTGAATTGAAAGCCAATTCATCAGGTGCCGGTGACTTGTATCTCGACAACATTGTTATCGAAAGAAAATAAGAATTCTCTTAAATTCGATTATCCGCATTTTACAAGTAGTATCTTGCGGATAATTGTTTTTAGGACAGTATGTAACTAGAAAATAATGAAGAACATGTTTTTGAGTCGGATAATAATTATATTTCTATTCTTATGTGTATCTGTTTTGAATGCTGCGGAACCATTTGTCACTTTTATATCAGCGGATGCCAAGTTACCTTTGGTTACACCACAAAACAGATCGTTCTCTATTTGGTGTGATGATGCAGAACATCGTGGGGTGCTGTTAGCGGTGCGTAATTTACAAACGGATTTTGAAAAAGTGACTACTGTAAAACCCGAATTATCGAATATTGCGGGAAAAGAAGTGCGTATTATCATAGGTTCGTTTGACAAAAGCCCACTTATACGTCAATTAGTAAAAACAGGAAAACTGGATGGTAAAGAATTGAGAGGTAAGAATGAAAAATATATAATCACCACTCTTCATGCTCCTTTGGAAGGTTTACAGGGAGATGTGCTGCTGATTGCTGGAAGTGATAAGCGTGGAACGATTTATGGTATTTATGAATTGTCAAAACAAATAGGGATTTCTCCTTGGTACTGGTGGCTTGATGTTCCGCCGGTAAAGCATCAGGCTATTTATATTAAAGAAGGTGTTTATACTGATGGTGAACCGGCTGTAAAATACCGTGGCATTTTCATTAATGATGAATGGCCTTGTATGGGAGGTTGGACAACTGAAAAGTTCGGAGGATTTAACAGTAAGATGTATGTGCATGTCTACGAACTTCTCCTCCGTTTGAAAGCTAATTTTCTATGGCCGGCCATGTGGAGTGCAGCATTTTATGCAGATGATCCGATGAATAGTCCTTTGGCTGATGAAATGGGGATTATAATCGGGACTTCCCATCACGAACCGATGGCACGTAATCACCAGGAATATGCCCGTAATCGTAAGTTGTATGGTGAGTGGAACTATCAGAGGAATAAAGAGGGAGTAGAACGTTTTTTCCGTGAGGGTATCAAGCGAATGAATGGAAAGGAAGAAGTAATTACTATCGCTATGCGTGGTGACGGTGATGCTCCGATGGGACCCGATACAGATACGCATCTATTGGAGGATATCGTAAAAGGACAGCGTAAAATAATAGCAGATGTAACAGGTAAACCTGCTTGTAAGACTCCACAATTGTGGGCACTTTATAGTGAAGTACTGGAATATTATGATAAGGGAATGAAAATACCTGATGATGTCATGATTTTGCTTTGTGATGATAATTGGGGGAATGTACGTCGTTTACCAGATTTAAAGGATAAACGGCATCCTGGTGGATATGGTATGTATTATCATGTAGATTTACATGGAGCACCACGTGCCTATCAATGGCTGAATATGACACAGATCCAGCATATGTGGGAACAATTATATTTGACTTATTCTTATGGTGTGGATAAAATGTGGATTCTAAATGTGGGTGACTTGAAACCGAATGAATTTCCTGTTGATTTTTTCTTGAATATGGCATGGAATCCTGGACACCTTACGGCTGATAATTTACAGGAATATACTTGTAGTTTCTGTAAACAACAGTTTGGGGATAACTATGCAGTAGAAGCCGCTCGCATCTTAAATCTGTATTGTAAATATGCTGCTCGCGTAACTGCAGAAATGTTGGATAGCCAAACTTATAATCTTTCCAGTGGAGAATTTAAGGCTGTAACAGATGAATTTCTTGCTTTGGAGGCGCATGCCTATCGTCAGTTTATGACTTTACCGGAAGAATTGAAGGATACATATAAAGAACTCATTCTTTTTCCTGTTCAGGCCATGGCAAACCTTTATGAGATGTATTATGCGGTTGCTATGAATCATAAGTTAGCATCTGAGGGTGATCCACGTGCCAATGAATGGGCAGATAGAGTGGAGTATTGTTTCAGGTATGATGCGGAACTTTGCTATGACTATAATAACAATATAGCTGGTGGAAAATGGAATCATTTAATGGATCAGACGCACATCGGTTATACAAGCTGGGATGAGCCTAAAGGAGGAAATATAATGCCCGAAATCATAAGAGTGGATGTCTCTGCATATAAGCCGGGAGGATATGAGTATAAGGAGAAAGGTGGGGTGGTAGTAATGGAAGCGGAACGTTTTGCAGAATGTACACAAGGGAATAAGACGGAGTGGACAGTTATTCCTGACTTGGGACGTACTCTTTCTGGTTTGTCGTTGATGCCCTATACACAACCTGTAACAGGAGCTTCATTGACATATCGCATGAAGCTTAATTCAGAGATGAAAAATATACGTGTAAGATTAATCTTGGATAGTACTTTGCCTTTTATAAAAGGAGGACATAGTTATGCTATCAGTTTGGATGGTGGTAAAGAACAAATAGTAAATTACAATTCAGAGATGACTTGGGCTAATTGTTATACGAAGATGTATCCCGCCGGTGCTGCGCGGTTGATAGAGTCGGTGGTAGATTTTTCCAATGTTAATCTGAAAGAAGGAATACATGCATTAATTATTCGTCCGTTAAGCCCTGCTATTGTATTGCATAAAATTATAATTGATTGTGGTAGTGATGAAGTCAGTCGATTGAATCTTCAGGAAAGTCCTTATCGCAAGGTTACGCATTAATTAATATTTATGATATAGATACGCAAATGAAGAAGATTATTGTCTTAAGTTGTTTATTATGTGCAGGCATATTTGCCTTTGCACAAGACCCTAATTTCCATATTTATCTTTGTCTGGGACAATCCAATATGGAAGGAAATGCAAAGATTGAAGCGCAGGATACGTGCAATGTCAATGAACGCTTTCTGATGATGGCGGCTGTTGATTGTCCGTCTTTGGGACGTGTCAAAGGACAGTGGTATAAGGCTGTTCCTCCGTTGGTACGTTGCCATACAGGGTTAACACCGGCCGATTATTTCGGACGTACGTTAGTGGAAAGGTTGCCTGATAATATTAAGGTAGGTGTCGTCAATGTAGCTGTTGGTGGTTGCAGGATTGAGCTGTTTGATGAGGAGAATTGCGAAGAGCATATTGCCTCTCAACCGGAATGGCTGAAAAATACAGTGAAAGCGTATGGTAATAATCCTTACCGTAGACTAAAGGAATTGGCTGTAGAAGCACAGAAAGCGGGTGTGATTAAAGGTATCCTCTTGCATCAGGGCGAGTCTAATACCGGTGATAAAGAGTGGCCTCAAAAAGTAAAGAGAGTCTATGAGAATCTGTTGAGGGATTTGAATCTTCAGGCAAAAGATGTTCCCTTGTTGGCGGGAGAAGTGGTGCATGCCGACCAGAATGGCAGATGTGCAAGCATGAATGAGATAATCAATACGCTGCCGCAAGTGATTCCGACCGCATACGTGATTCCTTCTTCGGGCTGTCCTGCCGCAGAAGATAATTTGCATTTCACGGCAGAAGGATACAGGAAATTGGGAGTGCGGTATGCCGAGAAACGACTCCTTTTGTTGGAGAAGGAACTAAACTCCGGGATTACTACCGAACCGGTATCCACTAATATTCCGGGATATGACTATCCCCGGGTGGATAAAGAGGGGCGTGCTCATTTTCGTTTCTATGCTCCGCAGGCTAACAGGCTACAAGTGGATTGTTGCGGAAAGAAGTATGATATGTGGAAAGATGCCGGAGGACTCT includes:
- a CDS encoding glycoside hydrolase family 98 domain-containing protein; translated protein: MMNLLNTKSKLSYLLFLGIVCCACILGSCKDDDVIDPDAPSVPKPGTAVENINTNVKALRKLIEAKQQDLAVKTYNPVNNGASYTIELSDGTSFSMYAQIAALEGGGEDVVYSPKVGAKVEHDEYYWTLDDVWLTFENDEKVKVLDENNTVAPIVDINTDGYWTVKYGTKSRTLDKAVSGKLTSQFKQVSTIGDESVSFTFTDRTPVIELNLFKGDNPEIPPVTGALRRPISPEQPAWFVHIDSWNYADPQKIIDLIPADIRPFTIFNISLSVSHDEATGIYNVSEYGYEIAKSWLRTCAENNVWAMVQPSSGGFSHFKDVSLYSQFESDDKVRVYDEFFREYPNFLGFNYCEQFWGYDDQFSVSWLQRVAHWNQLLKLTHKYGGYLVVSFCGNTWSANINPIALVKRNSDFAQTAKLYSENFIMCEKYTTQSGFFNVEGICLGTWLSGFAGQYGIRFDQCGWTEEKGQNGDKDFPPAAGALPIIEHVMLTGQTVIDGPELIWQQCFKETNAVSVGDGYQSRNWECFPQFVNINIDMFRKIIDKTIRIPSRKEVIDRTKVVILQDVYSGDDNAKYSSPKNLHEGLYLRDDDGNLWDNHCYFKKTGRYPTIPVAFELCDDVANSFQYKINQSTFEGSWSDVNTKVGKFNRWFPQEYTGELYAGRIENGWVVYNGLAGIRNAAIPFKYNTCDKMELAYSKYTVSVIKEYANKLTFYMNNYDPSGSSKTEVIKIYGCTSKPTHSVSSRANGTAQVSENWKEDVYTLTVTHNGPLDLTVNCSGKATDRLTVSTAASIQVPASPQIYQGAYQYEAECFDFKNVTKRVTKGDSEPIRNYTAQGYINFGASSAAAVRDAVTALEDGVYTIRIRYRAPSATVNTVDMYINNTKVGTPEFAQTDNDNTVWNTALMSVSLRKGANTFELKANSSGAGDLYLDNIVIERK
- a CDS encoding glycosyl hydrolase 115 family protein, whose protein sequence is MKNMFLSRIIIIFLFLCVSVLNAAEPFVTFISADAKLPLVTPQNRSFSIWCDDAEHRGVLLAVRNLQTDFEKVTTVKPELSNIAGKEVRIIIGSFDKSPLIRQLVKTGKLDGKELRGKNEKYIITTLHAPLEGLQGDVLLIAGSDKRGTIYGIYELSKQIGISPWYWWLDVPPVKHQAIYIKEGVYTDGEPAVKYRGIFINDEWPCMGGWTTEKFGGFNSKMYVHVYELLLRLKANFLWPAMWSAAFYADDPMNSPLADEMGIIIGTSHHEPMARNHQEYARNRKLYGEWNYQRNKEGVERFFREGIKRMNGKEEVITIAMRGDGDAPMGPDTDTHLLEDIVKGQRKIIADVTGKPACKTPQLWALYSEVLEYYDKGMKIPDDVMILLCDDNWGNVRRLPDLKDKRHPGGYGMYYHVDLHGAPRAYQWLNMTQIQHMWEQLYLTYSYGVDKMWILNVGDLKPNEFPVDFFLNMAWNPGHLTADNLQEYTCSFCKQQFGDNYAVEAARILNLYCKYAARVTAEMLDSQTYNLSSGEFKAVTDEFLALEAHAYRQFMTLPEELKDTYKELILFPVQAMANLYEMYYAVAMNHKLASEGDPRANEWADRVEYCFRYDAELCYDYNNNIAGGKWNHLMDQTHIGYTSWDEPKGGNIMPEIIRVDVSAYKPGGYEYKEKGGVVVMEAERFAECTQGNKTEWTVIPDLGRTLSGLSLMPYTQPVTGASLTYRMKLNSEMKNIRVRLILDSTLPFIKGGHSYAISLDGGKEQIVNYNSEMTWANCYTKMYPAGAARLIESVVDFSNVNLKEGIHALIIRPLSPAIVLHKIIIDCGSDEVSRLNLQESPYRKVTH
- a CDS encoding sialate O-acetylesterase, giving the protein MKKIIVLSCLLCAGIFAFAQDPNFHIYLCLGQSNMEGNAKIEAQDTCNVNERFLMMAAVDCPSLGRVKGQWYKAVPPLVRCHTGLTPADYFGRTLVERLPDNIKVGVVNVAVGGCRIELFDEENCEEHIASQPEWLKNTVKAYGNNPYRRLKELAVEAQKAGVIKGILLHQGESNTGDKEWPQKVKRVYENLLRDLNLQAKDVPLLAGEVVHADQNGRCASMNEIINTLPQVIPTAYVIPSSGCPAAEDNLHFTAEGYRKLGVRYAEKRLLLLEKELNSGITTEPVSTNIPGYDYPRVDKEGRAHFRFYAPQANRLQVDCCGKKYDMWKDAGGLWTATTNPLPVGFHYYFLIADGVSVTDPSSYTFFGCCRMASGIEIPEGEEGDYYRPQQVPHGQVRSCTYYSETQREFRRCMVYTPAEYETHPKKRYPVLYLQHGMGEDETGWSTQGKMNHIMDNLIASGQCVPMLVVMDSGDVEAPFRPRPGKDVNEERALYGATFYDVILKDLIPMIDRTFRTKTDREHRAMAGLSWGGHQTFNTVLPHLDKFSYIGSFSGAIFGLDMKTCFNGVFADADKFNKKVNYFFLGCGTEEQMGTKKMVDSLRKLGIEVDYYESQGTAHEWLTWRRCLKEFVPHLFKH